The nucleotide sequence AACGGGATGAAATTGTAGAAAAATATTCTTACATTATTGAGGAGCAGTTAAAAAAAATAGCGGAAAAACTTGAAAAAAGAAGAAAATATACAAATCAGAAAAATATTCAGATGGGTGAAAATAGATGAAATCAAATAAAATAATTATTGGAACGAGAGGAAGTATTTTGGCACTTGCACAAGCGGAAAAAGTGAAGGAAATGCTTATTAAAAAATATGATGAATTAAGAGAAAATGAGAATTTTTGCGGAATTGAAGGATTTGAGAAAAAAAATCCACTGGAAATAGAACTGAAAGTTATAGTTACAAAGGGAGATAAAGATTTAAGGGACTTTACAAAAATAAAAGGAACTACGCAAAAGGACTTGTTTGTGAAGGAAATTGAAAAGGAAATGCTGGAAAATAAAATAGATTTGGCGGTACATTCGTTAAAGGATATGCCACAGAATACTCCAGAAGGGCTTTTGAATGCATGTTTTCCAATGAGGGAAGACAACCGTGATGTGCTTGTTTCAAAAAATGGAAAAAAATTAAAAGAACTTGATGAAAATTCTGTAATTGGGACAGGGAGCATAAGACGGGAAAAGGAGCTTCTAAATTTGCGAAATGATGTAAAGATAAAAGCAATTCGAGGTAATATTCACACAAGGCTCAAAAAACTTGATGATGGAGAATATGATGCGATTGTGCTGGCTGCGGCTGGATTAAAAAGAGTTGGGCTGGAAAACAGAATTACTGAGTATTTTGATGCAGATGTTTTTATGCCAGCACCAGGACAAGGAATTTTATGTATTCAATGCAGGGAAAATGATAATAAAATACGACACCTTCTAAAAATTATAAATGATGATGAAGTTACAATAATGTGTAAAGCTGAAAGAGAATTTTCAAAAATTTTTGATGGAGGATGTCATACTCCGATAGGCTGTTCATCGGTTATTGAAGGGAATACATTAAAATTAAAGGGAATGTTTAATGATAACGGAATCAGAATATTTAAAGAAGTTGAAGGAAATAGGGAAAATCCAAAGGAAACTGCACAAAAATTGGCTGAAGAAATAAAAAAAGAGGAGTTGAAAAATGAGAAAAGGTAAAGTTTATATCGCAGGAGCAGGCTGTGGAGATGAAGGACTTATAACTTTAAAATTGAAAAATGTGATAGAAAAAGCGGACTGCATTGTTTATGACAGGCTTGTAAATGAAAATATCTTACAGTATGCAAAGTCTGATGTAGAAATGATTTATATGGGGAAAGAAAATACTGCTGGAGGAAAATTACAGGCAGATATAAATAATAAATTAGTGGAAAAAAGTAAAGAAGGACTTGCAGTTCTAAGACTAAAAGGAGGAGATCCTTTTGTATTTGGACGAGGAGGAGAAGAAATAGAGGCTTTAATTGCTGAAAATATAGACTTTGAAGTGATTCCAGGGATAACTTCTTCAATCGCTGTGCCAGCTTATGCTGGAATTCCTGTTACTCACAGAGGAATTAATACTTCTTTTCACGTATTTACTGGACATACGCAATTTAATGGAATAGAACTTGATTTTCCAATTATTGCAAAATTGGAAGGAACTTTGGTTTTTTTAATGGGATTAAGTAATCTTGAAAAAATAGCAGAAAACTTGATAAATAACGGAAAAAATCCGAAAACACCTGTCGCAATAATAAAAGATGGAACAACGACAAGACAGAAAACTTACACAGGAACATTGGAAACAATAGTAAATACAGTAAAAGAACATAATGTAAAATCGCCTTCCATTATTTTGATTGGAGAAGTAGTAAATTTACGGGAAAAAATGAAATGGTTTGAAAATAAGCCGTTATTTGGAAAAAATATTCTTGTTACAAGAAATAGGGAAAAACAAGGAAATATATCAAATAAAATAAATGAACTTGGCGGACAGGCTTTGAGCATTCCATTTATTAATATAGAGTATGTCGATTTTGAAATGCCTGATTTGAAGGAATACAGCACCCTTCTATTTAACAGTATAAATTCTGTTATTGGATTTATGAAAAAAATAAAGGATATTCGTGCTTTGGGAAATGTTAAAATAGGTGTCGTGGGAGAAAAAACTGCTGAAGAAATTGAAAAATATAAAATAATTCCAGATTTTTATCCAAAAGAATATACGGTAGAAAGACTGGCTAGCGAAAGTGTGAACTTTACTAAGGAAGGAGAAAAAATACTGTTTATAGTATCTGACATTTCTCCAGTAAATGAAAAAAAATATTCAGATTTATACAATCGAAATTATGAAAAACTTGTAGTGTATAAAACTCAGAAAGTTGAAGTGGAAAAGGAAAAAGCTGAAAAATACATAAAAGAAAGCAACATCTTAATGTTCTTAAGCTCTTCAACCTTTAAAGCCTTTGCTGACAGCATAAACTTGACTGAAAATGAGGAAATAAAAGAAATTCTGAAAAATAAAATTATAGCCTCAATCGGTCCTGTTACTACAAAAACTATTGAAAAATATGGATTAAAAGTAGGAATAGAGCCGAAGAAATACACTGAAGAAGATTTGTTTGATGAAATTTTGAAACAGACAGCAAGAGGATAAGGAACACCTTTTTATACTAGACAAAAGAAATATAAAGATGAAGTTTACCAGACAATGAAATAGCTGTGAAATGTTATAAGTATCCTAGTGAAAATGTCTATTGTGAGGATAAGTACGAAAATTGAGTTTATTAATTTGTAAATTTAGTGAAATGAATTGCTGTGTTTGGAAGTGGAATTTTCGAGATTCTGCTTCTTTTTTTGAAAAAATTGAGAAACATTAAAATCTATTGTATTTTTTTTTAAAGTAAATAATAAAACCCACTGGCTAGCAGATAAACCAGTGAGCATAAGGTAGAAAGGAGATTATCAAGTGCCGACTATCTTTGACGGCTAAAAATCAAAAATAGAACGATTATAACCAGCAAAATAGCCCAGTCTTGATTAATCATCGTTACCACCTCCAATCTGTGTGAAACTGTCTAAAAGGCTTGTGAAACCTTTTTGACTTGCTTATTATATCATAAAAAAAATCCCTGCTCAATTAAGAACAAGGATTTTTTTTCACAAATTTATAAAAAATTCCACACAGATTGTTTTTTATATGAAAGTATTATAACATTTTTTTCAATTTTATTCAATGCCTATTTTTTGTTTTGGGAAATTTAAACTTTTTAATATATTTAAAGTGTGATATAATAAAAACATAAATTTTATAGTATAAAATATAGAAAAGTGAAGCAAACAGGAGGAAAAATGTTAGACAAATTGGCACACTTGAAAGAAGAAGTGTTAGCAAAACTTAAAGAGGTGGAAAATCTTGAGGAGCTGAATGACCTAAGAGTTAAGATATTGGGGAAAAAAGGGGAATTTACAGCTATTATGAAGGGAATGGCTGATATTGCGGCTGAAAAGAGGGCTGAATTTGGGAAAGTTACGAATGAAATAAAAAATGTACTGCAAAATAGATTTGATGAAGTAAATACTGACTTGAAGGAAATTGCAAAACAGCAAAGACTGAAAAACGAAACTATAGATGTGACTTTGCCAGGGAGAAAGGCTAACGTGGGGTCACTTCATCCGCTTACAAAGACAGTTATGGAAATAAAGGACATCGTTTCCACAATGGGATTTGACATTGTGGACGGACCAGAAGTGGAATATGTAAAATATAATTTTGATGCATTAAACATTCCAAAAACACATCCGTCACGTGAAATTTCAGATACATTTTACATCGAAGAAGAAAATGTTGTATTAAGAACACAGACTTCTGGTATGCAAATTAGATATATGGAAGACAGAAAACCACCATTTAGAATGATTTCGATTGGGAAAGTTTACCGTCCAGACTACGATGTGTCGCATACACCAATGTTCCATCAGATGGAAGGGCTTATGGTAGGAGAAGATGTTTCTTTTGCTAATTTTAAGGCGATTTTGGAAAATATCGTGAAAAAAATATTTGGAGAAGACAGAAAAGTAAGATTCCGTCCGCACTTTTTCCCATTCACAGAGCCATCAGCTGAAATGGATGTAGAATGTGGAGTTTGTAAAGGAGCTGGATGTAGAGTTTGTAAAGGGACTGGATGGCTTGAAATTTTAGGAAGCGGAATGGTAAATCCGAAA is from Leptotrichia trevisanii DSM 22070 and encodes:
- the cobA gene encoding uroporphyrinogen-III C-methyltransferase; this encodes MRKGKVYIAGAGCGDEGLITLKLKNVIEKADCIVYDRLVNENILQYAKSDVEMIYMGKENTAGGKLQADINNKLVEKSKEGLAVLRLKGGDPFVFGRGGEEIEALIAENIDFEVIPGITSSIAVPAYAGIPVTHRGINTSFHVFTGHTQFNGIELDFPIIAKLEGTLVFLMGLSNLEKIAENLINNGKNPKTPVAIIKDGTTTRQKTYTGTLETIVNTVKEHNVKSPSIILIGEVVNLREKMKWFENKPLFGKNILVTRNREKQGNISNKINELGGQALSIPFINIEYVDFEMPDLKEYSTLLFNSINSVIGFMKKIKDIRALGNVKIGVVGEKTAEEIEKYKIIPDFYPKEYTVERLASESVNFTKEGEKILFIVSDISPVNEKKYSDLYNRNYEKLVVYKTQKVEVEKEKAEKYIKESNILMFLSSSTFKAFADSINLTENEEIKEILKNKIIASIGPVTTKTIEKYGLKVGIEPKKYTEEDLFDEILKQTARG
- the hemC gene encoding hydroxymethylbilane synthase; translated protein: MKSNKIIIGTRGSILALAQAEKVKEMLIKKYDELRENENFCGIEGFEKKNPLEIELKVIVTKGDKDLRDFTKIKGTTQKDLFVKEIEKEMLENKIDLAVHSLKDMPQNTPEGLLNACFPMREDNRDVLVSKNGKKLKELDENSVIGTGSIRREKELLNLRNDVKIKAIRGNIHTRLKKLDDGEYDAIVLAAAGLKRVGLENRITEYFDADVFMPAPGQGILCIQCRENDNKIRHLLKIINDDEVTIMCKAEREFSKIFDGGCHTPIGCSSVIEGNTLKLKGMFNDNGIRIFKEVEGNRENPKETAQKLAEEIKKEELKNEKR
- the pheS gene encoding phenylalanine--tRNA ligase subunit alpha gives rise to the protein MLDKLAHLKEEVLAKLKEVENLEELNDLRVKILGKKGEFTAIMKGMADIAAEKRAEFGKVTNEIKNVLQNRFDEVNTDLKEIAKQQRLKNETIDVTLPGRKANVGSLHPLTKTVMEIKDIVSTMGFDIVDGPEVEYVKYNFDALNIPKTHPSREISDTFYIEEENVVLRTQTSGMQIRYMEDRKPPFRMISIGKVYRPDYDVSHTPMFHQMEGLMVGEDVSFANFKAILENIVKKIFGEDRKVRFRPHFFPFTEPSAEMDVECGVCKGAGCRVCKGTGWLEILGSGMVNPKVLEGVGIDPKKYQGFAFGLGLERITMLKYGIDDLRAFFENDERFLNQF